From Parasteatoda tepidariorum isolate YZ-2023 chromosome 1, CAS_Ptep_4.0, whole genome shotgun sequence, one genomic window encodes:
- the LOC107451391 gene encoding tigger transposable element-derived protein 1-like, with the protein MERLILVWINELEMKRDVTSMPIIQEKAGEIFEKLKEQTSGSSSEELEFKALTGWFTKFKRRSGIKHVLMRGESASADKEAAEKYCLKFQEFIEVEGYRPQQIFNCDETDMFWKRMPIRTYITKDEKSVPGHKSMKDRLTLLLGANASGDMKLKPLLVYHSENPRALKTNSIIKSKLPVMWRSNKRAWVTQYLFKEWLFKVCAPSIKDYLDTNDLPLKALLLLDNAPGHPKDLEDNLLTDFPWLTVQVLPPNTTSSADGSGGYCGFQEIVHSRTVSSVFWSKLILLNNDFKKVLERKI; encoded by the coding sequence AGGCTggagaaatttttgagaaattgaaaGAACAAACTTCAGGTTCGTCATCCGAGGAGTTAGAATTCAAGGCGCTCACCGGCTGGtttacaaagtttaaaagaagGTCTGGAATTAAACATGTATTAATGCGTGGTGAGTCTGCTAGTGCAGATAAAGAAGCAGCTGAGAAGTACTGtctcaaatttcaagaattcaTTGAAGTGGAAGGGTATCGTccacaacaaatatttaattgtgatGAAACTGATATGTTTTGGAAGCGCATGCCGATCCGTACCTACATCACGAAAGATGAGAAAAGTGTTCCTGGGCATAAATCAATGAAAGACCGATTGACGTTACTTTTGGGAGCTAACGCTAGTGGTGATATGAAGCTTAAACCACTTCTCGTTTACCACTCTGAGAATCCCAgagcattaaaaacaaattccatAATTAAGAGCAAATTGCCAGTGATGTGGAGATCGAATAAGAGGGCATGGGTCACGCAGTATCTTTTCAAAGAATGGCTATTTAAAGTTTGTGCCCCGAGCATCAAGGACTACCTTGATACCAATGACTTGCCGTTGAAAGCACTGCTGCTATTGGACAATGCCCCAGGACACCCAAAGGATCTTGAAGATAATTTGTTGACAGACTTTCCCTGGCTGACAGTTCAGGTTTTACCTCCGAATACGACTTCTTCAGCCGATGGATCAGGAGGTTATTGCGGCTTTCAAGAAATTGTACACTCACGCACTGTTTCGTCGGTGTTTTGGAGCAAGCTAATTCTCCTCaacaatgactttaaaaaagttttggaacGAAAAATTTGA